A region from the Hypericibacter adhaerens genome encodes:
- the mmsB gene encoding 3-hydroxyisobutyrate dehydrogenase, protein MTSIGFIGTGNMGGPMARNLLKAGFKLSAYDVNADSLKSVVAAGAEAAASPNDAAAASDVVITMLPAGQHVASVYLGDTGIIAAVRPDTLLIDCSTIDVKTARDVARAAQNNGKQVLDAPVSGGTGGAEAATLTFMVGGSSTAFERARPILEKMGRTIIHTGGAGTGQAAKICNNMILGISMIAVGEAFVLAEKLGLEAQRLFDVASKSSGQCWSLTSYCPVPGPVPTSPANRDYKPGFAAELMLKDLLLSQAAAQQTTVDTALGQHAANLYESFVKAGNGGADFSGIIKMIREQRR, encoded by the coding sequence ATGACCAGCATCGGCTTCATCGGCACCGGCAATATGGGCGGCCCCATGGCCCGCAATCTGCTGAAGGCGGGCTTCAAGCTCAGCGCCTACGACGTCAATGCGGATTCGCTGAAGAGCGTCGTCGCGGCCGGTGCCGAGGCGGCGGCTTCCCCCAACGACGCGGCCGCGGCCAGCGATGTCGTCATCACCATGCTGCCGGCGGGTCAGCATGTGGCGAGCGTCTATCTGGGCGATACCGGCATCATCGCGGCCGTGAGGCCCGATACCTTGCTGATCGACTGCTCCACCATCGATGTGAAGACCGCGCGCGACGTGGCGCGGGCGGCGCAGAACAACGGCAAGCAGGTGCTGGATGCCCCGGTCTCGGGCGGCACGGGCGGGGCCGAGGCGGCGACCTTGACCTTCATGGTGGGGGGCTCTTCCACCGCCTTCGAGCGCGCGAGGCCGATCCTCGAGAAAATGGGCCGGACCATCATCCATACCGGCGGCGCCGGCACCGGCCAGGCCGCCAAGATCTGCAACAACATGATTCTCGGCATCTCGATGATCGCGGTCGGCGAGGCCTTCGTGCTGGCCGAGAAGCTCGGGCTCGAGGCGCAGCGGCTGTTCGACGTCGCGTCCAAATCCTCGGGCCAATGCTGGTCGCTCACCAGCTATTGTCCGGTGCCGGGGCCGGTGCCGACCTCGCCCGCCAATCGCGACTACAAGCCCGGCTTCGCCGCCGAGCTGATGCTCAAGGATCTGCTGCTGTCGCAGGCGGCAGCGCAGCAGACCACCGTCGATACCGCGCTCGGTCAGCATGCGGCCAATCTCTACGAGTCCTTCGTCAAGGCGGGCAACGGCGGCGCGGACTTCTCCGGCATCATCAAGATGATTCGCGAGCAGCGCCGCTGA
- a CDS encoding enoyl-CoA hydratase/isomerase family protein has protein sequence MNMTQSDVVLSREGRLGRILLNRPKALNALNHGMSLAIEAALREWSEDKEVAAIVIRQAGERAFCAGGDVRQFTEKGPAFMRQYWRDEYRLNALIRHYPKPYIALVDGIVMGGGVGVSAHGSHRIVSEHVAFAMPETAIGLVPDVGASYLLPRMPGEIGLYLGLTGARLGAADSVAVGFGTHHVKRAGLDALEAGLAHGGDPIERVIGHHAQDPGPAPILEQRAEIDRHFGQPSLGAVMASLAADPGAFAQSVLATLSTRSPTSMALTFRLLREGRRQAFEDCIRREWGIVSRMDEHSDFAEGVRALLVDKDNRPRWNPPHLDQVREDVITRYFEPAEGPPLDLG, from the coding sequence ATGAATATGACCCAGTCGGACGTCGTCCTGTCGCGCGAGGGCCGGCTCGGCCGGATTCTCCTCAACCGGCCCAAAGCGCTCAACGCGCTCAATCACGGCATGTCGCTGGCCATCGAGGCGGCGCTGCGCGAATGGTCGGAGGACAAGGAGGTGGCCGCCATCGTGATCCGCCAGGCCGGCGAGCGCGCCTTCTGCGCGGGCGGCGACGTGCGGCAATTCACGGAGAAGGGGCCCGCCTTCATGCGCCAATATTGGCGCGACGAATATCGGCTCAATGCGCTGATCCGGCACTATCCCAAGCCCTATATCGCGCTCGTGGACGGCATCGTCATGGGCGGCGGCGTGGGAGTCTCCGCCCATGGCAGCCATCGCATCGTCAGCGAGCATGTCGCCTTCGCCATGCCGGAGACGGCGATCGGGCTGGTGCCCGACGTGGGTGCCTCCTATCTGCTGCCGCGCATGCCGGGCGAGATCGGCCTCTATCTCGGCCTCACCGGCGCGCGGCTGGGTGCCGCCGATTCCGTGGCCGTGGGCTTCGGCACCCATCATGTGAAGCGCGCCGGGCTGGACGCGCTCGAGGCCGGGCTGGCCCATGGCGGCGATCCGATCGAGCGCGTGATCGGGCATCATGCGCAGGATCCGGGGCCGGCCCCGATCCTGGAGCAGCGCGCCGAGATCGACCGGCATTTCGGCCAGCCGAGCCTGGGGGCGGTGATGGCGAGCCTTGCGGCCGACCCGGGCGCCTTCGCCCAGTCGGTGCTCGCGACCTTGTCGACCCGATCGCCGACCTCGATGGCGCTCACCTTCCGCCTGTTGCGCGAAGGACGCCGGCAGGCGTTCGAGGACTGCATCCGCAGGGAGTGGGGCATCGTGAGCCGGATGGACGAACATTCCGATTTCGCGGAAGGCGTGCGCGCGCTGCTGGTCGACAAGGACAACCGGCCGCGCTGGAATCCGCCCCATCTCGATCAGGTGCGGGAAGACGTCATCACCCGCTATTTCGAGCCCGCCGAGGGCCCGCCGCTCGATCTCGGCTGA
- a CDS encoding acyl-CoA dehydrogenase family protein: MDLTLTPELAAIQATARGFATERLAPQAARWDEEKVFPEAELREAASLGLAAIYVAEDVGGSALNRLAAALIFEELAAGCTTTAAFLSIHNMASWMIDRFGSSEQRRRYLPDMCRMAKIASYCLTEPGSGSDAAALKTRAERQGDHYILNGTKAFISGGGRSDLYVCMVRTGAEGPKGISCLVIEKGTPGLSFGKQERKLGWNAQPTAMVIFENARVPVANRLGEEGQGFSIAMGGLDGGRINIGACSLGAARACLELAREHVATRKQFGHPLNEFQSVQFKLADMATELEAARLMIRGAAARLDAKDPEATAYCAMAKRFATDAGFAICNEALQLHGGYGYLKDYPVERFLRDARVHQILEGTNEIMRVIVARRLMAGMALA, translated from the coding sequence ATGGATCTGACACTGACGCCGGAGCTGGCCGCCATTCAGGCGACCGCACGCGGCTTTGCGACGGAGCGGCTGGCGCCGCAAGCCGCGCGTTGGGACGAGGAGAAGGTCTTTCCGGAGGCCGAGCTCCGGGAAGCGGCCTCGCTCGGCCTCGCCGCCATCTATGTGGCCGAAGACGTGGGCGGCTCGGCGCTGAACCGGCTGGCGGCGGCGCTGATCTTCGAGGAGCTCGCGGCCGGCTGCACCACCACGGCAGCCTTCCTCTCGATCCACAACATGGCGAGCTGGATGATCGACCGCTTCGGCTCGTCCGAGCAGCGCCGACGCTACCTGCCCGACATGTGCCGGATGGCGAAGATCGCGAGCTACTGCCTGACCGAGCCCGGCTCGGGATCGGATGCCGCCGCCCTCAAGACCCGCGCCGAGCGCCAGGGCGATCATTACATCCTCAACGGCACGAAGGCCTTCATCTCCGGCGGCGGGCGCTCGGACCTCTATGTCTGCATGGTGCGGACCGGCGCCGAGGGGCCGAAGGGGATCTCCTGCCTGGTGATCGAGAAGGGCACGCCCGGCCTTTCCTTCGGCAAGCAGGAGCGCAAGCTGGGCTGGAACGCACAGCCCACCGCGATGGTGATCTTCGAGAACGCCCGCGTGCCGGTTGCCAATCGGCTGGGTGAGGAGGGGCAGGGCTTCAGCATCGCCATGGGCGGGCTCGATGGCGGCCGCATCAATATCGGCGCCTGCTCGCTGGGGGCCGCCCGCGCCTGTCTCGAGCTGGCGCGCGAGCATGTCGCGACCCGCAAGCAGTTCGGCCATCCGTTGAACGAGTTCCAGTCGGTGCAGTTCAAGCTCGCCGACATGGCGACCGAGCTCGAGGCGGCGCGGCTCATGATCCGAGGGGCCGCGGCCAGGCTCGATGCCAAGGATCCCGAGGCCACGGCCTATTGCGCGATGGCCAAGCGCTTCGCCACCGACGCGGGCTTCGCCATCTGCAACGAGGCGCTGCAGCTCCATGGCGGCTATGGCTATCTCAAGGACTATCCGGTCGAGCGCTTCCTGCGCGACGCCCGGGTCCATCAGATCCTGGAGGGTACCAACGAGATCATGCGTGTGATCGTCGCGCGGCGCCTGATGGCCGGCATGGCGCTCGCATGA